A portion of the Pseudarthrobacter sp. L1SW genome contains these proteins:
- a CDS encoding helix-turn-helix domain-containing protein, translating to MPRFLTLADVAEQLQINSPAAYALVRSGELKAIQVGGRGQWRVEEKMLEQYIEERYAEASRMIQEAKSKSV from the coding sequence ATGCCCAGGTTCCTCACGCTCGCAGATGTTGCCGAGCAGCTTCAGATCAACTCCCCGGCCGCATACGCGCTCGTCCGCAGCGGAGAACTGAAGGCCATCCAGGTCGGCGGCAGGGGGCAGTGGCGGGTCGAAGAAAAGATGCTGGAGCAATACATCGAGGAGCGTTATGCCGAGGCCAGCCGCATGATCCAGGAAGCAAAGTCCAAGTCAGTCTGA
- a CDS encoding LysM peptidoglycan-binding domain-containing protein — protein sequence MARAAWSRLSADAAGAAAVLLLGILLCLISSGLLAQWKDSSARLQEPGVEELLATAAGAAGTGIVAWWFTSLACAAASAVLARKGRTRAAAATRKLSPAFMQRLVLGALSVQLLSGPVAHASVPAPGPEWAPTQVHSSSAPATAGAVSGAVPAADATAGGAPTAGIGASSRGPAWTAPEPVPVQSLPVGKETPASAGNQPGKEAPAGSEAPVQAGKEHSAVVATTPPPSVHPGWQPVPPVVNPGMLAAPASRAPAEATAAEAEAVTVQAGDTLWDIAARALGHGASDVDIALQWPRWYQANAALIGQNPDVLLPGQILQPPSSVHK from the coding sequence GTGGCTAGGGCAGCGTGGTCGCGGTTGTCCGCCGACGCCGCCGGAGCGGCAGCAGTCCTCCTGTTGGGCATCCTGCTCTGCCTCATCAGTTCGGGGCTTCTGGCGCAATGGAAAGATTCATCGGCAAGGCTCCAAGAGCCCGGGGTCGAGGAGCTTCTGGCCACCGCGGCGGGCGCCGCCGGGACGGGCATTGTGGCCTGGTGGTTCACGTCGCTGGCGTGCGCAGCTGCCTCCGCCGTGCTGGCCAGGAAAGGCCGGACCCGGGCAGCAGCAGCCACCCGCAAACTTTCTCCTGCGTTCATGCAGCGATTGGTGCTGGGCGCATTGTCCGTTCAACTGCTGTCCGGGCCCGTTGCCCATGCCTCGGTACCGGCACCCGGTCCGGAGTGGGCACCCACGCAAGTGCACTCATCCTCGGCTCCCGCCACCGCAGGAGCCGTTTCCGGGGCCGTCCCGGCGGCAGATGCCACGGCAGGAGGCGCACCGACAGCCGGCATCGGGGCATCCTCACGGGGCCCAGCATGGACAGCGCCAGAACCAGTTCCAGTTCAATCCCTGCCCGTCGGTAAGGAGACGCCGGCCAGTGCAGGAAACCAGCCGGGAAAAGAAGCCCCTGCGGGCAGCGAGGCACCGGTCCAGGCAGGGAAGGAACACTCCGCCGTCGTAGCGACGACGCCACCCCCGTCCGTCCACCCCGGCTGGCAGCCCGTCCCGCCGGTGGTGAACCCGGGCATGCTTGCAGCTCCCGCCAGCCGGGCCCCCGCGGAGGCAACGGCTGCTGAGGCCGAGGCCGTCACCGTCCAGGCGGGCGACACCCTCTGGGACATTGCCGCCCGGGCTTTGGGACACGGTGCCTCTGACGTGGACATCGCACTTCAGTGGCCCCGTTGGTATCAGGCCAACGCGGCACTCATCGGACAGAATCCGGATGTGCTGCTCCCGGGCCAAATTCTTCAGCCACCCTCATCCGTCCACAAATAG
- a CDS encoding Rv3235 family protein, translated as MSAVTPIRAAQATTTAGQRTDPGPAEAGHPPPRRATTATTAPLSARRHTPASLSPAHRGAPAPLRPADDMAEVRAIARNTVQAAMEVLAGIRPIHQLARRLDPRCLAALQHRAALIRRELTRTGNPALARLHRNSTVRSVRVCEVADGIYEASAVVVDDVRARAVAVRLEQSKQVWRVTELVIG; from the coding sequence ATGAGTGCAGTTACACCGATACGCGCCGCCCAGGCCACAACTACGGCAGGCCAAAGGACGGACCCGGGACCGGCGGAGGCAGGACATCCACCACCGCGCCGGGCTACCACCGCAACCACGGCACCCCTGTCGGCGCGCCGCCACACTCCCGCGTCCCTGTCTCCCGCCCACCGGGGAGCTCCCGCGCCTTTGCGTCCCGCCGACGACATGGCGGAAGTCCGCGCGATCGCCCGCAACACAGTACAGGCGGCTATGGAGGTACTCGCGGGCATCCGGCCGATCCATCAGCTCGCCCGGCGCCTTGACCCCCGCTGCCTGGCGGCACTGCAGCACCGCGCCGCCCTTATCCGGCGGGAGCTCACCCGTACCGGCAACCCGGCCCTGGCCAGGCTCCATCGAAACTCCACAGTCAGGTCGGTCCGGGTCTGCGAGGTCGCGGACGGCATCTATGAAGCCAGCGCGGTGGTGGTGGACGACGTCCGTGCCCGTGCTGTTGCCGTCCGGCTGGAGCAGAGCAAACAGGTGTGGCGGGTGACAGAACTTGTCATCGGCTGA
- the secA gene encoding preprotein translocase subunit SecA yields the protein MASLIEKLLRTGDKKTLRQLRNYADSINALEDSFKTFTDAELREETDRLRERHQDGAQLDDLLPEAFAAVREASSRTLGMRHFDVQLMGGAALHLGNIAEMKTGEGKTLVATAPAYLNALTGKGVHVVTVNDYLAEYQSDLMGRVYRFLGLTSGCILANQDPAVRRQQYAADITYGTNNEFGFDYLRDNMAWDRNELVQRGHNFAIVDEVDSILIDEARTPLIISGPAQGDTNRWYSEFAKVVLRLQPEKDYEVDEKKRTVGVLESGIEKVEDYLGIQNLYESANTPLIGFLNNAIKAKELFKRDKDYVILDGEVLIVDEHTGRILAGRRYNEGMHQAIEAKEGVEIKAENQTLATVTLQNYFRMYGKLSGMTGTAETEAAEFMSTYKLGVVAIPTNRDMQRIDQPDLVYKNETVKFDAVVRDIAERHEKGQPVLVGTTSVEKSEYLSRLLAKEGIRHEVLNAKNHAREAAIVAQAGRKGAVTVATNMAGRGTDIMLGGNAEFTAVAQLAKRGLDPEENSEEYESEWPAALEAAKQSVKDEHEEVLDLGGLYVLGTERHESRRIDNQLRGRSGRQGDPGESRFYLSLTDDLMRLFNSGAAERLMNSSVPDDVALESKLVSRAIASAQGQVEGRNAEQRKNVLKYDDVLNRQREAIYSDRRRILEGDDLHEKVQFFVEDTITAFIDAATAEGNGDDWDYNQLWTNLKTLYPVSVTPEEIIEEAGGKSRLTVEFLKEELLSDARLVYQAREEAIGSESMRELERRVVLSVIGRKWQEHLYEMDYLKEGIGLRAMAQRDPLVEYQREGFILFQSMMEAIREESVGFLFNLEVEVTPAQDVVVADAQGGHTEHVEPQVRAAGLEAPEKPAQLQYTAPSETGGTQTRVETRSSGRSGNPAKAAAQDAAKRPAKKKRR from the coding sequence GTGGCATCACTTATCGAAAAACTTCTCCGCACCGGTGACAAAAAGACACTCCGGCAACTGCGGAACTATGCCGACTCCATCAATGCCCTGGAAGACTCCTTCAAAACCTTCACGGATGCCGAACTCCGGGAAGAAACCGACCGGCTCCGAGAACGCCACCAGGACGGCGCGCAGCTGGACGACCTGCTCCCCGAGGCATTTGCCGCGGTCCGCGAAGCATCGTCGCGGACCCTCGGGATGCGCCACTTCGATGTCCAGTTGATGGGTGGCGCCGCCCTGCATCTGGGCAACATCGCAGAAATGAAGACCGGTGAAGGCAAGACCCTGGTGGCGACCGCTCCCGCCTACCTGAACGCGCTGACCGGCAAGGGTGTCCACGTGGTCACCGTCAATGATTACCTCGCCGAATACCAGTCCGACCTCATGGGCCGCGTCTACCGTTTCCTCGGCCTGACCAGCGGATGCATCCTGGCCAACCAGGACCCGGCGGTTCGGCGCCAGCAGTACGCCGCGGACATCACGTACGGCACCAACAACGAGTTCGGTTTCGACTACCTCCGCGACAACATGGCGTGGGACAGGAACGAACTCGTCCAGCGCGGGCACAACTTCGCCATCGTTGACGAGGTGGACTCCATCCTTATCGATGAAGCGCGTACGCCGCTGATCATCTCCGGCCCCGCGCAGGGGGACACCAACCGCTGGTACAGCGAATTCGCCAAGGTTGTCCTCCGGCTGCAGCCGGAAAAGGACTACGAGGTCGATGAGAAGAAGCGCACCGTTGGCGTCCTGGAGAGCGGCATCGAGAAGGTGGAGGACTACCTCGGCATCCAGAACCTGTACGAATCCGCGAACACGCCCCTCATCGGGTTCCTGAACAACGCCATCAAGGCCAAGGAACTGTTCAAGCGGGACAAGGACTACGTCATCCTGGACGGGGAAGTCCTGATTGTCGACGAGCACACCGGCCGCATCCTGGCCGGCCGGCGCTACAACGAGGGCATGCACCAGGCGATCGAGGCCAAGGAAGGCGTCGAGATCAAGGCCGAGAACCAGACCCTGGCCACCGTGACGCTGCAGAACTACTTCCGCATGTACGGCAAACTCTCGGGCATGACCGGCACCGCCGAGACCGAGGCTGCCGAGTTCATGAGCACCTACAAGCTGGGCGTGGTGGCCATTCCCACCAACCGGGACATGCAGCGCATCGACCAGCCGGACCTCGTCTACAAGAACGAAACGGTCAAGTTCGACGCCGTTGTGCGGGACATCGCCGAACGGCACGAAAAGGGCCAGCCCGTCCTGGTGGGCACCACCAGCGTTGAAAAGAGCGAATACCTCTCCCGGCTCCTCGCCAAGGAAGGCATCCGCCACGAGGTCCTGAACGCGAAGAACCATGCCCGCGAAGCCGCCATCGTTGCCCAGGCAGGCCGAAAGGGCGCCGTCACGGTGGCCACCAACATGGCCGGCCGCGGTACCGACATCATGCTCGGCGGCAACGCCGAGTTCACGGCCGTGGCCCAGCTGGCGAAGCGCGGACTGGACCCGGAAGAGAACTCCGAGGAGTACGAGTCCGAGTGGCCCGCCGCCCTGGAGGCCGCCAAGCAGTCCGTCAAGGACGAGCACGAGGAAGTCCTGGACCTCGGCGGACTCTATGTCCTCGGCACCGAGCGCCACGAATCACGCCGCATCGACAACCAGCTCCGCGGACGTTCGGGCCGCCAGGGTGATCCCGGCGAGTCCCGCTTCTACCTCTCGTTGACCGATGACCTCATGCGGCTCTTCAACTCGGGGGCGGCGGAACGGCTCATGAACAGCTCCGTGCCGGACGACGTCGCACTGGAGTCGAAGCTTGTGTCCCGGGCTATCGCCTCCGCGCAGGGCCAGGTTGAGGGGCGCAACGCCGAACAGCGCAAGAACGTCCTGAAGTACGACGACGTCCTGAACCGCCAGCGTGAAGCCATCTACAGCGACAGGCGTCGGATTCTCGAAGGCGATGACCTGCACGAGAAGGTCCAGTTCTTCGTCGAGGACACCATTACCGCCTTCATCGATGCCGCAACGGCCGAAGGCAACGGGGACGACTGGGACTATAACCAGCTCTGGACCAACCTCAAGACGCTCTACCCTGTGAGCGTCACTCCGGAAGAGATCATCGAGGAAGCCGGCGGAAAGTCCAGGCTTACCGTCGAGTTCCTGAAGGAGGAGCTGCTGTCCGACGCGCGGCTGGTGTACCAGGCACGTGAGGAAGCCATCGGCTCCGAAAGCATGCGGGAACTCGAGCGCCGGGTGGTCCTCTCCGTCATTGGACGCAAGTGGCAGGAACACCTGTACGAGATGGACTACCTCAAGGAGGGCATCGGCCTGCGCGCCATGGCACAGCGTGATCCCCTCGTGGAGTACCAGCGTGAAGGCTTTATCCTGTTCCAGAGCATGATGGAGGCGATCCGCGAGGAGAGCGTCGGGTTCCTGTTCAACCTTGAAGTGGAAGTCACGCCCGCCCAGGATGTGGTGGTGGCCGATGCGCAGGGCGGACACACCGAGCATGTTGAACCGCAGGTGCGGGCTGCCGGATTGGAAGCTCCCGAAAAGCCTGCCCAGCTGCAGTACACCGCTCCGAGCGAAACCGGTGGAACGCAGACCCGGGTGGAGACCCGTTCCTCCGGCCGTTCCGGAAATCCGGCCAAGGCAGCCGCGCAGGATGCGGCCAAGCGGCCCGCAAAGAAGAAGCGCCGCTGA
- a CDS encoding winged helix-turn-helix domain-containing protein, protein MSATLSLDQARRIALAAQGLDKGRPTGPVTPRAVGRTFARIQLVQIDSVNVLSRSHFLPFFSRLGNYDRTILQRMTTVHPRRMVEYWAHEASYIRPEHYADLLLWQKRSWVGASRMDPDLRTAITGKILDTLAHSRPLTAAQLTVRMGHVEEKETANWGWNWNAVKRVLEHLFEEGVVSVASRTEQFERRYTLTAKVLPGMPTAAAGDAAPAEAMNRLIDAAAQAHGIGTVRCFADYFRTPPKAAGAAVEHLVKLGRLERITVEGWDRDVFRHVESRLPRRASGSALLSPFDSLVFERRRLEELFGFHYRIEIYTPEHKRRHGYYVLPFLLRDRIVARVDLKADRQGGRLLARSAFAEPDAPPDTAVELAAELRLMADWLGLSEVEVFPVGDLAGSLAAAVAGGGVSALREQTGLAAVSLP, encoded by the coding sequence GTGTCAGCGACGCTGAGCCTGGACCAGGCACGGCGGATCGCTTTGGCAGCACAGGGACTCGACAAAGGACGGCCCACCGGCCCCGTGACCCCGCGGGCGGTGGGCCGCACCTTTGCCCGAATCCAGCTCGTCCAGATCGATTCCGTGAACGTCCTCTCCCGGAGCCACTTCCTGCCCTTCTTTTCGCGGCTGGGAAACTACGACCGGACCATCCTGCAGCGAATGACCACCGTCCATCCCCGCCGCATGGTGGAGTACTGGGCACACGAGGCGAGCTACATCCGTCCGGAGCACTACGCGGACCTCCTCCTGTGGCAGAAACGGTCCTGGGTTGGCGCCTCCCGCATGGACCCTGACCTTCGCACTGCCATCACGGGGAAGATCCTTGACACGCTGGCACATTCCCGGCCCCTGACCGCAGCCCAGCTGACTGTCAGGATGGGCCACGTCGAGGAAAAGGAAACGGCCAACTGGGGCTGGAACTGGAACGCCGTCAAACGGGTCCTCGAGCACCTGTTCGAGGAAGGTGTGGTCTCTGTGGCATCGCGGACCGAGCAGTTCGAGCGGCGGTACACATTGACTGCCAAGGTGCTGCCCGGGATGCCCACGGCGGCAGCAGGGGATGCCGCCCCTGCGGAAGCGATGAACCGGCTGATCGATGCTGCAGCCCAGGCGCACGGCATTGGCACCGTCCGCTGTTTCGCCGACTACTTCCGCACGCCTCCGAAGGCCGCGGGGGCCGCCGTCGAACATCTGGTGAAGCTGGGCAGGCTGGAACGCATCACCGTGGAGGGCTGGGACCGTGACGTCTTCCGCCACGTCGAGTCGAGGCTGCCGCGGCGGGCCAGCGGAAGTGCCCTGCTCAGCCCGTTCGACTCGCTGGTCTTTGAGCGCCGGCGGCTTGAGGAACTGTTCGGCTTCCACTACCGGATCGAGATCTACACGCCCGAACACAAGAGGCGGCACGGGTATTACGTCCTGCCCTTCCTCCTCCGCGACCGGATCGTCGCCCGCGTGGACCTGAAGGCGGACCGCCAAGGCGGAAGGCTGCTGGCCAGGTCTGCCTTCGCGGAGCCGGACGCCCCGCCGGACACCGCCGTCGAACTCGCTGCGGAGCTTCGGCTCATGGCCGACTGGCTCGGGCTGTCCGAAGTGGAAGTTTTCCCGGTGGGTGACTTGGCCGGCAGCCTCGCCGCTGCAGTCGCCGGGGGCGGAGTATCCGCTCTGAGGGAACAAACGGGACTCGCGGCGGTGTCTCTCCCGTAG
- the hpf gene encoding ribosome hibernation-promoting factor, HPF/YfiA family has product MEFMISGRNLTVSDRFREYAGEKISKIESLGDKVQRVDAKVSKETNARQTGDQLTVEVTVLGRGPVIRAEASAADKFAAFDLAYNKLLERLRRAKDRKKVHHGRHTPKAVREATATLEPASAHEPLYVEASHRNEAVAAPEEKSPYDVENDIPAGNSPVLIRRKVFPAASISLDDAVDNMELVGHDFYLFVDKATNTPSVVYRRRGWTYGVITLDHECEPGDTVVEEKVIAYRSDDAAANA; this is encoded by the coding sequence ATGGAGTTTATGATCAGCGGACGAAATCTGACAGTCTCAGACCGGTTCCGTGAATATGCCGGGGAAAAGATTTCGAAAATCGAGTCGCTTGGGGACAAGGTCCAGCGGGTCGACGCGAAAGTCTCAAAGGAGACCAATGCCCGGCAGACCGGCGATCAGCTGACCGTTGAGGTGACAGTACTGGGCCGGGGACCCGTGATCCGTGCCGAAGCCAGCGCCGCTGACAAGTTCGCAGCATTCGATCTCGCCTACAACAAACTGCTTGAACGGCTCCGGCGGGCCAAGGACCGCAAGAAGGTCCATCATGGACGGCACACCCCTAAGGCCGTCCGGGAAGCAACGGCCACCCTCGAACCCGCCAGCGCGCACGAGCCGCTATATGTCGAGGCCAGCCACCGGAATGAGGCCGTCGCCGCCCCGGAAGAAAAGTCTCCCTACGATGTCGAGAATGACATCCCCGCCGGCAACTCCCCGGTCCTGATCCGGCGCAAGGTTTTTCCTGCCGCCTCCATCTCCCTCGACGACGCCGTGGACAACATGGAACTTGTTGGCCACGATTTCTACCTTTTCGTGGACAAAGCCACGAATACGCCGTCGGTTGTGTACCGGCGCCGCGGCTGGACTTACGGGGTCATTACCCTGGACCATGAATGCGAGCCCGGGGACACCGTGGTGGAGGAAAAAGTCATTGCGTACCGTTCGGACGACGCCGCCGCCAACGCTTAG
- a CDS encoding ComF family protein, producing the protein MSSTPASGGRAAAPVRLDPDLNPAPGIPARHRSDHGSAFLRFTDQLASAAADLLSLAVPVDCVCCGAEDRALCVPCDRHIRRLTAVPFRAERGAPALMDVDGLVLLPVVAAGVYREELAQAMLSFKRHGQHQLKRSLGRALGGAVRAACEGSGEIRLVPVPTSTKAYLNRGFSPVHLLLGGASQLAGLAVADVLAKTGGSVLQLPGGQKGLGRGARAQRVRGSMRVSRRGQGRVAGRRCVIIDDVLTTGSTLSEAARALRAAGAHVAGAVVLAATRPPDAEGHSAPPPKTRGSHRDLEKNKPRKDE; encoded by the coding sequence GTGAGCAGCACACCAGCATCCGGCGGAAGGGCCGCGGCGCCTGTCCGGCTCGACCCCGACCTCAACCCTGCCCCCGGGATTCCCGCCAGGCACCGTTCGGACCACGGCAGCGCCTTCCTTCGGTTCACCGACCAGCTCGCGAGCGCGGCCGCGGACCTGCTGTCGCTGGCTGTTCCTGTTGACTGTGTCTGCTGCGGTGCGGAGGACCGGGCGCTCTGCGTCCCCTGCGACCGCCATATCCGGCGCCTTACAGCAGTCCCGTTCCGGGCAGAACGCGGAGCGCCGGCGCTCATGGACGTGGACGGGTTGGTGCTGCTTCCGGTGGTGGCTGCCGGCGTCTACCGCGAAGAGCTCGCCCAGGCGATGCTTTCGTTCAAGCGGCACGGCCAGCATCAGCTCAAGCGAAGCCTTGGCCGGGCGCTCGGCGGGGCGGTCCGCGCTGCCTGTGAGGGCTCGGGGGAGATCCGCCTCGTCCCGGTGCCCACCAGCACCAAGGCCTACCTGAACCGGGGTTTCAGCCCTGTCCACCTGCTGCTCGGCGGGGCCTCGCAGCTTGCCGGGTTGGCCGTCGCTGATGTCCTCGCAAAGACCGGCGGGTCCGTGTTGCAGCTGCCGGGCGGCCAAAAGGGCCTGGGCCGGGGCGCCCGGGCGCAGCGGGTGCGGGGCTCCATGCGGGTCTCAAGGCGGGGGCAGGGAAGGGTGGCGGGCCGCCGCTGCGTCATCATCGACGACGTCCTGACCACCGGCTCCACGCTGTCCGAAGCAGCCCGTGCACTGCGTGCAGCAGGGGCACACGTGGCGGGCGCCGTCGTCCTCGCTGCGACACGCCCGCCCGACGCCGAGGGCCACAGCGCCCCGCCCCCGAAGACCCGCGGAAGCCACCGTGACTTAGAAAAAAATAAACCAAGAAAGGATGAATAA
- a CDS encoding LpqB family beta-propeller domain-containing protein — protein sequence MGRTGRLAKLRASLLVLLLVLLAGCARIPTSGPVGKSSEGSAGNVSAPVFLPAAPQPGALPETIIDYFYRAGSGYEDDYAVARQYLTQASSVSWKPDQRALVYREARVVATDKENVYNYELDVAYTVDADGIATQSPEGTIENIPVTLTQVDGEWRISGLPDGTAIAEETFKVIYGAYPIYFYDPTFTFAVPDVRWFIKNKTVKAMTSALLAGPAPYLRGAVASAFPSGIKLARESVPVVSGAAQVDLTAKELMETSPEDRLRMQMQLTLTFRSQPDVVNVELRANQDLVRVEDNGAVLPPVQDKSVPSRQIAISGNELARYENNRVSPLPDMQPVSSLAPRFPAESPVSQTAAFLNESRTTLYSISPGQPARALTTRSTLSRPSFGLSEWVWSAGPGATGGTEVVAFRPAGVAEGAAVPTVTLSPAWLAGRTVKEFRISREGVRALVISEQNGKTRVQVTGIIRGADGTPRELTPPVTLATGSDPDQGAWVTDTTLVVMKGAAGQNVTPELLSLTSGQPQQLAPWPGLVALSAGNGAEEIYAQSAEGIFQRLGNGWSPQIKGPIDPAFPG from the coding sequence ATGGGCCGCACCGGCCGCCTGGCGAAGCTGCGTGCTTCACTGCTGGTCCTGCTGCTGGTCCTGCTGGCCGGCTGCGCCCGTATTCCCACATCGGGGCCGGTGGGCAAGAGCAGCGAGGGCAGCGCGGGGAACGTCAGCGCACCGGTGTTCCTGCCGGCAGCGCCCCAGCCGGGCGCCCTGCCGGAGACCATCATCGATTACTTCTACCGGGCCGGCAGCGGCTACGAGGACGACTACGCTGTGGCCCGCCAATACCTGACACAGGCCTCCTCCGTGTCCTGGAAGCCGGACCAGCGGGCGCTCGTTTACCGCGAGGCGCGGGTGGTGGCAACGGATAAGGAGAACGTCTACAACTACGAACTGGATGTCGCCTACACCGTGGACGCGGACGGCATCGCCACCCAGTCGCCGGAGGGAACCATTGAGAATATTCCGGTGACCCTCACCCAGGTGGACGGTGAATGGCGGATTTCCGGCCTCCCGGACGGCACCGCCATCGCCGAGGAAACGTTCAAGGTGATTTACGGGGCCTACCCCATCTACTTTTACGACCCCACGTTCACGTTCGCTGTTCCGGATGTCCGCTGGTTCATCAAGAACAAGACGGTCAAGGCAATGACCAGCGCACTGCTGGCGGGGCCGGCGCCCTACCTCCGCGGGGCAGTGGCGAGTGCCTTCCCCTCCGGCATCAAGCTTGCGCGGGAGTCGGTTCCCGTCGTCTCAGGCGCTGCGCAGGTGGACCTGACAGCCAAGGAACTGATGGAGACGTCCCCGGAGGACCGGCTCAGGATGCAGATGCAGCTGACGCTGACGTTCCGCAGCCAGCCCGACGTCGTCAATGTCGAGCTGCGCGCAAACCAGGATTTGGTGCGGGTGGAGGACAACGGAGCCGTCCTCCCGCCAGTCCAGGACAAGAGCGTGCCGTCCCGCCAGATTGCCATCAGCGGCAACGAGCTGGCGCGGTACGAAAACAACCGGGTCTCCCCCCTTCCGGACATGCAGCCCGTGTCATCGCTCGCGCCGCGGTTCCCGGCGGAATCGCCGGTGTCGCAGACGGCCGCGTTCCTCAATGAAAGCCGCACCACGCTGTACAGCATCAGTCCCGGGCAGCCGGCGCGGGCCCTGACCACGAGGAGCACGCTGAGCCGGCCGTCCTTCGGCCTCAGTGAATGGGTCTGGTCGGCAGGTCCGGGAGCCACGGGGGGCACTGAAGTCGTGGCGTTCCGTCCGGCCGGAGTCGCGGAAGGCGCCGCGGTTCCCACCGTCACCCTGTCACCTGCGTGGCTGGCCGGAAGAACTGTCAAGGAGTTCCGGATTTCCCGGGAAGGGGTCCGGGCGCTGGTGATTTCGGAGCAGAACGGCAAGACCCGGGTCCAGGTGACCGGAATCATCCGGGGCGCCGACGGGACGCCGCGCGAGCTGACACCGCCGGTCACCCTGGCCACCGGCAGCGATCCGGACCAGGGTGCCTGGGTCACGGATACAACCCTTGTAGTGATGAAGGGGGCAGCCGGGCAGAACGTCACCCCGGAACTGCTGTCACTGACCTCCGGGCAGCCGCAGCAGCTGGCCCCCTGGCCCGGCCTCGTGGCCCTCAGCGCGGGCAACGGGGCCGAGGAGATCTATGCCCAGTCCGCTGAGGGGATCTTCCAGCGGCTTGGCAACGGCTGGTCGCCGCAGATCAAGGGCCCTATCGATCCGGCATTTCCGGGCTGA